From Cyprinus carpio isolate SPL01 chromosome A7, ASM1834038v1, whole genome shotgun sequence, a single genomic window includes:
- the LOC122145822 gene encoding NACHT, LRR and PYD domains-containing protein 1 homolog, translated as MKDLKKAQKPFPAIQKLFQVEMSYKLRTAYNKMGIDTKGCETCELEDDSEWEVQKPSEVTADANIKYSVSSSAGQYECSETGLRWRWDSDVSLEYQFVDWESLHEDIMKNYKPCGPLMDITVTSGTLEEIHLPHFICVDSVSSSDDAVKALHVNGSEASIGEM; from the exons ATGAAAGATCTCAAAAAAGCCCAAAAACCATTTCCCGCAATCCAGAAACTATTCCAGGTGGAGATGTCTTATAAATTAAGAACTGCTTACAACAAAATGGGAATTGATACAAAAG GTTGTGAGACCTGTGAATTAGAG GATGATTCTGAATGGGAAGTTCAAAAACCTTCAGAGGTCACAGCTGATGCAAATATCAAGTACAG tgtcaGCTCCTCTGCAGGGCAGTATGAATGTTCAGAGACTGGCCTCCGCTGGCGGTGGGACAGTGATGTCAGTTTGGAGTATCAGTTTGTTGACTGGGAATCATTACATGAAGATATCATGAAGAACTATAAACCATGTGGACCTTTGATGGACATCACTGTAACCTCTGGCACTCTGGAGGAAATTCATCTACCTCACTTCATCTGTgtag ATTCTGTATCTTCATCAGATGATGCAGTGAAAGCTCTTCATGTAAACGGCAGTGAAGCTTCCATTGGAGAGATGTGA